CCAAAGTCGCAAACGGGGATATCAAAACGAAGTCATTCGAACGAGAACTAATAATAGGCAACTTTGTTAATAGGCAACTTTTGAAAAAATTTATATCTAGGTTGTACAATTATTGGTTCAAATCGCAATATCTAAGCCGCTTGTGAATTATGACTTTTTTTAACAGTTTGTCCGCTCTCATTGAGAACAAAATATTTTCCGTTCATGGTGGTCTCTCTCCCAACATCAACACCTTAGATCAGGTTTGACCTATTGACCCATTTTTTTTATCAAACTCATTAGTCTTTACCTTGAATATATAACAACAGAATTAACTTTCTAGATTCGGACAATTGATCGAAAGCAAGAAGTACCCCATGATGGTGCCATGTGTGACCTTCTGTGGTCCGATCCAGAGGACATTGTGGATGGGTGGGGTTTGAGTCCCCGTGGTGCTGGTTTTTTGTTTGGTGGCAGTGTTGTTACCACTTTTAATCacactaataatattgattataTCTGTCGTGCACATCAATTAGTAATGGAAGGTTTTAAATGGATGTTCAATAACCAGATAGTTACGGTTTGGTCAGCTCCAAATTACTGTTACAGGTGCATTTCGTCTTTATTACTCTCATTTTCTTTTTATGTTTGATCAAGACAAGATTCATTGTGTATAATTTACAATTCTAAAATTTGTGTTGCAGGTGTGGTAATGTAGCTGCGATTCTCGAGTTAGATGAGAATCTCAATAAACAGTTCCGAGTATTTAAAGCAGCTCCACAGGTTTATTACTTAAAAATTCGTACCTGCTTTTTAACAAATCATCTCCCAAATTAAAGGTGGCATTATAGGCATGCGGAAAGGTTAATGTACATGCAAAGCCTTTTCTCCGTGCTTGACTTAATAATTAACATGATAATTCTGAATTCTGATCACAAAAAGATTATCACTTTTATAATAATCTTGATCCAAATCCAGATGTTTGAATAAAACAATAGCAGACTTTGACTTCTTCGTCGTTTAGCTATTTCTTTCTTCCTTTCTTACTCATTTGAGATAGGATGCAAccgatattaattagtattaaactGTGTCGAAACTACCTTCTCTACTCATAATGACGACCTTTTGAAAATTTATAACTATAATATATGATTCAGGATGAATGAATTTGGTAACCTTAAATTGCAGGATTCAAGAGGGGCTCCGGCTAAGAAACCACCACCAGATTACTTTCTATAATAATATCGGGTTCCTTCGATTTCTATACCTATTGCTATCCGGTTTACATCCATTTACcaggaagatgatgatgatttatgtcTCCAAATTGAACCCGTGTCATGATACCGAAAGATCAGTGGACTAATATTTCCATCGGCTTATGATCGGGCGGATATATTGGTGCGCCAACTGTATC
This window of the Rutidosis leptorrhynchoides isolate AG116_Rl617_1_P2 chromosome 7, CSIRO_AGI_Rlap_v1, whole genome shotgun sequence genome carries:
- the LOC139857839 gene encoding serine/threonine-protein phosphatase PP-X isozyme 2-like isoform X2, translating into MSDLDRQIEQLKNCEPLNESQVKALCLKAMEILVEESNVQRVDAPVTICGDIHGQFFDMKELFKVGDDCPKTNYLFLGDFVDRGFYSVETFLLLLALKVRYPDRITLIRGNHESRQITQVYGFYDECPRKYGSVNVWRYCTDIFDYLSLSALIENKIFSVHGGLSPNINTLDQIRTIDRKQEVPHDGAMCDLLWSDPEDIVDGWGLSPRGAGFLFGGSVVTTFNHTNNIDYICRAHQLVMEGFKWMFNNQIVTVWSAPNYCYRCGNVAAILELDENLNKQFRVFKAAPQDSRGAPAKKPPPDYFL
- the LOC139857839 gene encoding serine/threonine-protein phosphatase PP-X isozyme 2-like isoform X1, with protein sequence MSDLDRQIEQLKNCEPLNESQVKALCLKAMEILVEESNVQRVDAPVTICGDIHGQFFDMKELFKVGDDCPKTNYLFLGDFVDRGFYSVETFLLLLALKGCRKQVRYPDRITLIRGNHESRQITQVYGFYDECPRKYGSVNVWRYCTDIFDYLSLSALIENKIFSVHGGLSPNINTLDQIRTIDRKQEVPHDGAMCDLLWSDPEDIVDGWGLSPRGAGFLFGGSVVTTFNHTNNIDYICRAHQLVMEGFKWMFNNQIVTVWSAPNYCYRCGNVAAILELDENLNKQFRVFKAAPQDSRGAPAKKPPPDYFL